GCACCATTTTCTCGCTGGTGTTGCCGCTCTTGTCCCGCGATACGTTGAAATCGCGGATGAAGACCGTGGCTCTTGAGCGGGACAAGCTGCGGGCCAAGGAGCGGGCGCGCCTTCAGGCTGGCCAGGCCGATGCACGTGCCTCGGTGCGCAACCAGCCCAAGGCGAAGATGAAAAGCTTCGTCGACAGGCTCAACCTGAAGGAAATGCTCTCGGATGAAACGACTGTCGAGCGCCTGCGCATGGCCGGCTATCGAGGGTCGGCTCCGCTTTACTATTTCCTCACGGCCAGAATTGCCCTGCCGGGTGTCATCTTCGTTTTTGCGATCGCCTATGCGTTCCTGATCCTGCCGGCGACGATCCCGGCGCTGTCAAAGGTCTGCTTCTGTCTTGCCATTGCGGGTGTTGGCGCGTTTCTGCCGAATATCTATCTGAAGAACAAGATCGACAAGCGCAAGATAACGATCCAGCGGGCCTGGCCGGACGCCCTCGACCTGATGCTGATCTGTGTGGAATCGGGCATGTCGATCGAGGGCGCGTTCCAGCGCGTTGCCGAGGAAATCGGGGTTCAGTCCGTCGAACTGGCCGAAGAACTGTCGTTGACGACGGCGGA
This genomic interval from Labrenzia sp. VG12 contains the following:
- a CDS encoding type II secretion system F family protein, translated to MDLETIVSSQFLAAVLAMVAVTGTIFSLVLPLLSRDTLKSRMKTVALERDKLRAKERARLQAGQADARASVRNQPKAKMKSFVDRLNLKEMLSDETTVERLRMAGYRGSAPLYYFLTARIALPGVIFVFAIAYAFLILPATIPALSKVCFCLAIAGVGAFLPNIYLKNKIDKRKITIQRAWPDALDLMLICVESGMSIEGAFQRVAEEIGVQSVELAEELSLTTAELSYLSERRVAYENLAKRTGVDGVKNVMMALIQAERYGTPVGTAIRTMADDTREMRMQLAEQKAASLPPKLTVPMILFFLPVLFFIIMSPAVMQVFEQFGS